In Luteolibacter sp. Y139, a genomic segment contains:
- a CDS encoding serine hydrolase domain-containing protein: MISVSLRSGLHASLTLLAAPILSAAQPLPRSTPEAEGLPSAAVTDFVGALDKIPTLHSVMVLRHGKVVAEAWWKPEAADKAHILNSVSKSFTSTAVGLAIAEGKLSLDDKVLKFFPDQAPAEPSENLKAMTVKNLLTMNSGHGVEPKAAPDSGGPSVKQFLAAPVDHEPGTHFQYNTMGTYTLSSIVTKVTGEKVVDYLKPRLFEPLGIEGARWDASPEGNSLGGYGLFLRTEDIAKLGQLYLQKGQWNGKQILAEDWVAQATAKQVPNDPGSHVKMGNDWRQGYGFQFWRCQHNAYRGDGAGGQFIVVIPEQDSVIAITAGGADMQAELDCIWDKLLPAFQDKSLPEGPEAQAKLKEAIAKLEVKEKEKPKQ; the protein is encoded by the coding sequence ATGATCTCCGTTTCCCTTCGCTCCGGCCTCCACGCCTCGCTGACCCTTCTCGCCGCTCCAATCCTCTCGGCCGCCCAGCCGCTGCCGCGCAGCACGCCGGAAGCCGAAGGGCTGCCGAGCGCCGCGGTTACCGATTTCGTGGGTGCTCTCGACAAGATCCCGACGCTCCACAGCGTGATGGTCCTGCGCCATGGCAAAGTCGTCGCCGAGGCCTGGTGGAAACCTGAAGCCGCTGACAAGGCGCACATTCTCAACTCGGTCAGCAAGAGCTTCACCTCCACCGCCGTAGGCCTCGCCATCGCCGAGGGCAAGCTCAGCCTCGACGACAAGGTCCTGAAGTTCTTCCCCGACCAAGCACCCGCCGAGCCCTCGGAAAACCTGAAGGCGATGACCGTGAAGAACCTGCTGACCATGAACAGCGGCCACGGTGTGGAGCCCAAGGCTGCGCCGGACAGCGGTGGCCCCAGCGTGAAGCAATTCCTCGCCGCGCCGGTCGACCACGAGCCGGGCACGCATTTCCAGTACAACACCATGGGCACCTACACGCTCTCCTCCATCGTCACCAAGGTGACCGGCGAGAAGGTCGTGGACTACCTCAAGCCGCGCCTCTTCGAACCGCTCGGCATCGAAGGCGCCCGCTGGGATGCCAGTCCCGAAGGCAACTCGCTCGGCGGCTACGGCCTCTTCCTCCGCACCGAGGACATCGCAAAGCTCGGCCAGCTCTACCTCCAGAAAGGCCAGTGGAACGGCAAGCAGATCCTCGCCGAGGATTGGGTCGCCCAAGCCACCGCCAAGCAGGTCCCGAATGATCCCGGCTCCCACGTCAAAATGGGCAACGATTGGCGTCAGGGCTACGGCTTCCAATTCTGGCGCTGCCAGCACAATGCCTACCGCGGCGATGGCGCCGGCGGCCAATTCATCGTCGTCATCCCCGAGCAAGACAGCGTGATCGCCATCACAGCCGGCGGTGCCGACATGCAAGCCGAGCTCGATTGCATCTGGGACAAGCTGCTTCCCGCCTTCCAAGACAAGTCCCTCCCCGAAGGTCCTGAGGCGCAGGCCAAGCTCAAGGAAGCCATCGCCAAGCTTGAGGTGAAGGAGAAGGAAAAGCCGAAGCAGTAG
- a CDS encoding beta strand repeat-containing protein → MKPNKPKSIHAFLANVHTRSNLLRLGALLITATTAGAANLYWDTNGTATGSGTSTGGDWEGVNWNTNSAGTTTVPGVWVDGSTAVFSAGTNATGSFTINLNSTVSAPAILFEEITAGNNRTFNGNGTINIGGGTITSTAFGAGTSGNNGTDVNFNVVLAGSGGLTIAAHGNHITNGGGGGGSELRLNANNTFTGGLTITSGLVSWNNDAHLGDPSNIITLNGGGSLNTGALHTTTRTFRIGTNGGTFRLYGSTVLLHSGTIVNAPGATNPTLRRTDGGTFRMLGSISGFTGTWLNGGGTTEAAVPNADWSNTNLQLEGGNFTFNGTGTAVVNAIQGNTDVYFDYGTTANVDTGAITLTGGGNWRTNLGSLGKLTSSTGTLTFASGAASGSLSTSNPSMQVTIANSGATPVALVKNNVGNLVLAQQNTYTGGTTINAGRLDATHPGAFGSGSVTVNSGGQLFLSWGAPYSTPVTINGNGPTEGTSFGALRLGNPAVLSGALTVGSASRIGVNSNEIGTISGSVTGSAALEKTGLGVLSLTGNMAGYSGAVTVSQGSLNVATTLPGSVSAADGAVIAGEGSVGGLTLGTSAGAGIAIDGSTAGALTTTNLTTTGLTSVRLLSNPAVFGTPIPVINYSGTLSLPGPASSSFDLQNAAQYRGVPAFNDTGSAITLTIPAGANLVWAGTNVLATWDNGVSADWSNGGGADVFYAGDNVLFNDSAANKTVVMSGMLSPAMVTFDNSTGNDYNITPNGGGLGFTGPTSIVKNGTGTATIQGFGHNYTGTVTINGGVLQGNGNYELLGNSSGVFVNNGGQLNVNGLNFGNGTRHYTMTIAGAGANGLGAITNSSTNSPNENAGILHLKLSDNASVGGSGGRYDIGRSGGAFGTVNGNGFTVTKVGSNTICFRAPATNINFVCAAGTLKMEDSDTAFGSNSVTVTGGTLQAYGYRIIANPVDFAATTTLDSDGGGNQRWTGPFNLSGAAATTMNVNARSGVITLDNVISGTGDLTSIGGNQLILTGGSANTMTGAVRVTGTGQLILSKTANTPAIPGDLYLSNTGSRPIVSMTADNQFGANSVIHFNGTNESRIELKGTTQTVAGLDYPAATAGFKAIQHSEYGSPSAVDAVSDLIINVANGNTFAYSADLRDQGGTVNVVKNGTGTQSLLGNGIDYRGTTTVNAGTLISNGDDIWTSVLTIASGAVFDAHITSTTELYEHMFGGSVINGAGIYRKSGPGTSSFSSGNGLANVSMASGALIDITEGMIRLDYGGNNNWTNNKADMNIASGASFNLWDNTGSGPMVDALTGEGNVTRTNYAETGNLTVGVDNGSGDFAGSISNTTGKTHLIKNGTGTQTLSGFNTYSGNTTINGGAVVLTEFGWLSFFVGNGTTNSVGGTGSFTANGTFIIDTSAVTANSGTWNLVNTSSLTESFGATFSILGWTEAGNVWTYEDGNKTWTFTEATGNLELVSENTYATWIDGFFTGQSDQNIIGPDADPDHDGITNAIEMVVGGNPATGVDVNLQPTIELVTNPAGVPAGDYLLFTYRRTDLSVLAGVIASSEYDTNLIAPWTVAQNGVGGVTILVDDNYASFTPPATDTDRVRVFVPRAANAKLFGRLNATVP, encoded by the coding sequence ATGAAACCCAACAAACCCAAGAGCATCCACGCGTTCCTCGCGAACGTTCATACCCGTAGCAACCTGCTGCGCCTCGGCGCGCTGCTTATCACCGCCACCACCGCTGGCGCCGCCAACCTCTACTGGGACACCAATGGCACCGCCACCGGATCAGGAACCTCCACCGGCGGCGACTGGGAAGGAGTGAACTGGAATACGAACTCGGCCGGCACGACCACTGTCCCCGGCGTTTGGGTGGATGGCTCCACCGCCGTGTTTTCGGCCGGCACCAACGCCACCGGCTCCTTCACCATCAATCTCAACTCAACGGTCTCGGCACCCGCGATCCTGTTCGAGGAAATTACCGCCGGTAACAACCGTACCTTCAACGGCAACGGCACCATCAACATCGGTGGCGGCACGATCACCTCGACCGCCTTCGGTGCCGGCACCAGCGGCAACAATGGCACCGACGTCAATTTCAACGTGGTGCTCGCCGGCAGCGGCGGCCTGACGATCGCCGCCCACGGCAACCACATCACCAACGGCGGCGGTGGCGGCGGCTCGGAACTCCGGCTGAATGCCAACAATACCTTCACCGGCGGCCTCACCATCACCAGTGGCCTGGTGTCATGGAACAACGATGCCCATCTGGGCGATCCCTCCAATATCATCACCCTCAATGGCGGCGGCAGCCTCAACACTGGTGCGCTCCACACCACCACGCGGACATTCCGGATCGGAACCAACGGCGGCACCTTCCGCCTCTACGGGTCCACCGTTCTCCTTCACAGCGGCACCATCGTCAACGCACCGGGAGCGACCAATCCCACGCTGCGCCGCACCGACGGCGGCACCTTCCGCATGCTCGGGTCGATCAGCGGCTTCACCGGCACCTGGCTCAATGGCGGAGGCACCACCGAGGCGGCCGTGCCGAATGCGGACTGGTCGAACACCAACCTGCAGCTTGAAGGTGGAAACTTCACCTTCAACGGCACCGGCACCGCCGTGGTCAATGCGATCCAGGGCAACACGGACGTTTATTTCGACTACGGCACCACTGCTAACGTCGACACCGGCGCGATCACGCTGACCGGCGGCGGGAACTGGCGCACCAACCTGGGATCGCTGGGCAAGCTGACGTCTTCCACCGGCACGCTTACTTTTGCCAGCGGAGCCGCCAGCGGATCGCTCAGCACGTCGAATCCCTCGATGCAGGTGACCATCGCCAACTCCGGTGCCACTCCGGTCGCGCTGGTGAAGAACAACGTCGGCAACCTCGTCCTGGCCCAGCAGAACACCTACACGGGCGGCACCACCATCAATGCCGGCCGCCTTGACGCCACCCATCCCGGCGCGTTTGGCAGCGGTAGCGTGACTGTCAATTCCGGTGGCCAGCTCTTCCTCTCCTGGGGAGCTCCCTATTCCACGCCCGTGACGATCAATGGCAATGGGCCCACCGAGGGGACGTCCTTCGGCGCGCTCCGGCTGGGAAATCCCGCGGTGCTGTCCGGTGCCCTGACCGTCGGCTCCGCCTCTCGCATCGGCGTGAACAGCAATGAAATCGGCACCATTTCCGGTAGCGTCACCGGCAGCGCTGCCTTGGAAAAAACCGGTCTCGGCGTCCTGTCGCTGACTGGAAACATGGCGGGCTACAGTGGAGCGGTCACGGTGTCACAGGGCTCCCTGAACGTGGCCACCACCCTTCCCGGCAGCGTCTCGGCGGCGGATGGGGCGGTGATCGCGGGTGAAGGCAGCGTCGGCGGTCTTACACTCGGCACGTCCGCCGGAGCCGGGATCGCGATCGACGGCTCCACCGCGGGCGCACTGACTACCACCAATCTGACCACCACCGGTCTCACCTCCGTGCGGTTGCTCAGCAATCCCGCGGTGTTTGGCACGCCCATCCCGGTGATCAACTACAGCGGGACCCTCTCGCTGCCGGGCCCTGCGAGTTCCTCGTTCGATTTGCAAAACGCTGCCCAATACCGCGGCGTGCCAGCCTTCAATGATACCGGCTCCGCCATTACCCTGACGATTCCAGCCGGTGCCAACCTCGTCTGGGCCGGAACCAATGTACTGGCGACCTGGGACAACGGCGTCAGTGCCGACTGGTCGAACGGCGGCGGCGCGGACGTGTTCTACGCCGGCGACAATGTGCTCTTCAACGACTCGGCCGCCAACAAGACGGTCGTCATGAGCGGCATGCTGAGCCCCGCCATGGTCACTTTCGACAATAGCACCGGCAACGACTACAACATCACGCCGAACGGCGGAGGCCTCGGCTTCACCGGTCCGACCAGCATCGTCAAGAACGGCACGGGCACTGCCACCATCCAAGGGTTCGGCCACAACTACACGGGCACGGTCACCATCAATGGCGGCGTGCTTCAGGGCAATGGCAACTACGAGCTGCTGGGGAACTCCTCCGGGGTCTTCGTCAACAACGGCGGCCAACTCAACGTCAACGGCTTGAACTTCGGCAATGGCACCCGTCATTACACGATGACCATTGCCGGTGCCGGTGCCAACGGCCTCGGCGCCATCACCAACTCCTCCACGAACAGCCCGAACGAAAATGCCGGCATCCTCCACCTGAAGCTCAGCGACAACGCAAGCGTCGGTGGCAGTGGCGGCCGCTATGATATCGGCCGCTCTGGCGGGGCTTTCGGCACCGTGAATGGCAATGGCTTCACCGTGACCAAGGTCGGATCCAATACGATCTGCTTCCGCGCTCCCGCCACTAACATCAACTTCGTGTGCGCGGCCGGAACTCTCAAGATGGAGGACTCCGACACCGCCTTCGGCAGCAACTCGGTCACGGTGACCGGCGGCACGCTGCAGGCCTACGGCTACCGCATCATCGCGAACCCCGTGGACTTCGCCGCGACCACCACCCTCGACAGTGACGGCGGTGGCAACCAGCGGTGGACCGGTCCCTTCAATCTGAGTGGCGCGGCCGCCACCACGATGAATGTCAACGCCCGCAGTGGCGTGATCACCTTGGACAACGTGATCTCCGGCACCGGCGACCTCACCTCCATCGGTGGCAACCAGCTGATCCTCACCGGCGGCTCGGCCAACACGATGACCGGGGCAGTCCGGGTCACCGGCACCGGCCAACTGATCCTGTCGAAGACTGCGAACACTCCCGCGATTCCCGGTGATCTCTATCTGTCCAACACGGGCAGCCGCCCGATCGTCTCGATGACGGCGGACAATCAGTTCGGTGCCAACAGCGTGATCCATTTCAACGGAACCAACGAGTCGCGCATCGAACTGAAGGGCACCACCCAAACCGTTGCCGGCCTCGACTACCCGGCCGCCACTGCTGGCTTCAAGGCCATCCAGCATTCGGAATACGGCTCGCCATCGGCGGTGGACGCTGTTTCCGACCTGATCATCAACGTGGCGAATGGCAACACCTTCGCCTACTCCGCTGACCTGCGCGACCAAGGCGGCACGGTGAACGTGGTGAAGAACGGCACCGGTACCCAGAGCCTGCTTGGCAATGGCATCGACTACCGGGGCACCACCACGGTCAACGCCGGCACGCTGATCAGCAACGGCGACGACATCTGGACCTCGGTGCTCACCATCGCCTCTGGAGCCGTCTTCGATGCCCACATCACTTCGACCACGGAACTCTACGAGCACATGTTCGGCGGTAGCGTGATCAATGGGGCCGGAATCTACCGCAAATCCGGGCCCGGCACCTCGAGCTTCAGCTCGGGCAACGGACTCGCGAACGTCTCCATGGCGTCGGGCGCCCTGATCGACATCACCGAGGGAATGATCCGCCTCGACTACGGCGGCAACAACAACTGGACCAACAACAAGGCCGACATGAACATCGCTTCCGGCGCGTCCTTCAACCTCTGGGACAACACGGGCTCCGGCCCGATGGTCGATGCCCTCACGGGTGAAGGTAACGTCACGCGCACCAACTACGCCGAAACCGGTAACCTGACCGTGGGCGTCGACAACGGCAGCGGTGACTTCGCCGGATCGATCAGCAATACGACCGGCAAGACCCACCTGATCAAGAACGGCACCGGCACCCAGACGCTGTCCGGCTTCAATACCTACAGCGGCAACACCACCATCAACGGTGGTGCCGTGGTGCTCACGGAATTCGGCTGGCTCAGCTTCTTCGTCGGCAATGGCACCACCAACTCGGTCGGCGGCACCGGCAGCTTCACTGCCAATGGTACCTTCATCATCGATACCAGCGCGGTGACTGCCAACAGCGGCACCTGGAATCTGGTGAACACCTCATCGTTGACGGAAAGCTTCGGCGCCACCTTCTCCATCCTCGGCTGGACCGAGGCGGGGAATGTCTGGACCTACGAGGATGGCAACAAGACCTGGACCTTCACCGAGGCGACCGGGAATCTGGAGCTAGTCTCGGAGAATACCTATGCGACTTGGATCGATGGGTTCTTCACCGGCCAGAGCGACCAGAACATCATCGGCCCCGATGCCGATCCCGATCATGACGGCATCACCAATGCGATCGAAATGGTCGTCGGCGGCAATCCGGCCACGGGCGTGGACGTCAACCTGCAGCCGACCATTGAGCTGGTGACCAACCCCGCCGGTGTGCCGGCTGGCGATTATCTGCTCTTCACCTACCGCCGGACCGATCTCTCGGTCCTTGCCGGGGTGATCGCCTCCAGTGAATACGACACGAATCTGATCGCACCGTGGACCGTGGCCCAGAATGGCGTCGGCGGCGTGACCATCCTGGTGGATGACAACTACGCGTCCTTCACGCCACCGGCCACTGACACCGACCGGGTGCGCGTGTTCGTTCCGCGGGCGGCGAATGCCAAGCTGTTCGGCCGCTTGAACGCGACGGTTCCCTGA
- a CDS encoding PEP-CTERM sorting domain-containing protein gives MKIHRSISLVPLVCLASALSALSTQAAVSIYLSPNGIESAETSGINDIQVTTETFSTGTGYVSSYNGAIGIYAGDGFINAEDIYGGYQEGNYLGIQTGQAMTVTLTTAASYFGFYFSAGDAGNVVELFSGGNLLLTFKTGDLIAMLPNTNGSQIQAINGSLYNTKDYYGQPNGPNQAATNNEPYAYVHFVGTGGTTFDKIRFSEPTTATFETDNHSVRTNAPALPGSLVDITGAVPEPSGAALAAFSFGTLALFRRRRA, from the coding sequence ATGAAGATCCATCGTTCTATTAGCCTCGTTCCTTTGGTTTGCCTCGCTTCCGCCCTTTCCGCTCTCAGCACCCAGGCGGCGGTGAGCATCTATCTCTCGCCGAATGGCATTGAGTCCGCCGAGACCAGCGGCATCAATGACATCCAGGTCACTACCGAGACCTTCTCGACCGGCACCGGCTACGTCAGCAGCTACAACGGCGCCATCGGCATCTACGCCGGTGACGGCTTCATCAACGCGGAAGACATCTACGGCGGTTACCAGGAGGGCAATTACCTCGGCATCCAGACCGGGCAGGCCATGACCGTCACGCTGACGACCGCGGCGTCCTATTTCGGCTTCTATTTCTCCGCGGGAGACGCGGGCAACGTCGTGGAACTCTTCAGTGGCGGCAATCTCCTCCTCACCTTCAAGACGGGCGACCTGATCGCCATGTTGCCGAATACCAACGGCAGCCAGATCCAGGCGATCAATGGCAGCCTCTACAACACCAAGGACTACTACGGTCAGCCAAACGGCCCGAATCAGGCTGCCACGAACAACGAGCCCTACGCCTACGTCCACTTCGTCGGCACCGGTGGCACCACCTTCGACAAGATCCGCTTCAGCGAACCGACCACGGCCACCTTCGAGACGGACAACCACAGCGTCCGCACGAACGCTCCGGCGCTGCCGGGCTCGCTGGTGGATATCACCGGCGCCGTTCCCGAACCTTCCGGTGCGGCGCTTGCTGCCTTCTCATTCGGAACGCTGGCGCTGTTCCGCCGCCGCCGCGCGTAA
- a CDS encoding metallophosphoesterase, with translation MRILGWKRGMIGWLACGALAIGGELTRGPFLQQGTAGSVVVCWRSSEAGAGVVRYGPAPDNLPYSAAGPSATDHRVLLGGLQPATAYYYAVETSGETLAQGSTCRFVTATPEGSKAKRRIWVLGDCGTGSSEQIAVRDGFYQLHQTHPADAVVLLGDNAYYAGTDADYQLNFFGIYEQILRQVPVWPCYGNHETYGEHFADGTYAYDSIFAVPKQGECGGAASGTTRYYAWNHGNLHFIMLDSMTSSRAATGPMAQWLAADLTSNTLPWVVVCFHHPPYTKGSHDSDEEGELIEMREQILPILEGHGVDLVLSGHSHSYERSALIDGHYGDSDTLQTTHFKDMGDGREDGDGAYRKLAEHASPHEGAVYMVAGSAGQRSGGALNHPVMKVSLDELGSVVLDVTDNRMDVTFLRELPEGGGPPATDDHFTMIKGALAPPVQPGTGSLLALPAGTGVVHWEDLSDNESGFRVELSQNSGPFALAGEFPAGRRWCDLSGMAAGTALRVRVTAFNARGDSPVTETQFTWPAAPSSVSALDVARFRHFGVTASSGDAADLADPDHDGSPTLLELGLGGDPRDPDSLEGLECGRDGSARFIASFSRQAMPELTYRVQFCGDLAAASWTTVFESTGPQNNAGKVTVTDPAGPGLVRRFARVSVSRTP, from the coding sequence ATGAGGATCTTGGGATGGAAACGAGGGATGATCGGATGGCTGGCTTGTGGGGCCTTGGCCATCGGTGGCGAGCTGACTCGTGGTCCCTTCCTGCAACAGGGGACGGCCGGATCGGTGGTCGTCTGCTGGCGCAGCAGCGAGGCCGGTGCGGGCGTGGTGCGCTATGGTCCCGCCCCGGACAATCTTCCCTATTCCGCGGCAGGACCTTCCGCGACGGACCACCGGGTATTGCTCGGAGGCTTGCAGCCGGCGACTGCCTATTACTATGCGGTGGAGACCTCCGGAGAGACCCTGGCCCAGGGAAGCACCTGTCGTTTCGTGACCGCGACTCCGGAGGGCTCGAAGGCCAAGCGGCGGATCTGGGTGCTCGGCGATTGCGGCACCGGAAGCTCGGAGCAGATCGCGGTGCGGGACGGGTTCTATCAGCTGCATCAAACCCATCCGGCGGATGCCGTGGTGCTGCTGGGAGACAATGCCTACTACGCGGGAACGGATGCAGATTACCAACTGAACTTCTTCGGGATCTATGAGCAAATCCTGAGGCAGGTCCCGGTGTGGCCCTGCTATGGCAATCACGAGACCTACGGGGAGCACTTCGCGGACGGGACCTACGCCTACGACTCGATCTTCGCGGTGCCCAAGCAAGGCGAGTGCGGTGGCGCTGCCTCGGGCACCACCCGCTACTACGCGTGGAACCACGGCAACCTGCATTTCATCATGCTGGACTCGATGACCAGCAGCCGCGCCGCGACCGGACCGATGGCCCAGTGGCTGGCCGCGGATCTAACAAGTAACACGCTGCCGTGGGTGGTGGTGTGCTTTCATCATCCGCCGTACACGAAGGGATCTCATGATTCGGACGAAGAGGGAGAGTTGATCGAGATGCGCGAGCAGATCCTCCCGATCCTGGAAGGCCATGGCGTGGATCTGGTGCTCAGCGGACACAGCCACTCGTACGAGCGCTCGGCCTTGATCGATGGCCACTACGGCGATTCGGACACACTGCAGACGACCCATTTCAAGGACATGGGCGATGGCCGCGAAGACGGTGATGGAGCCTACCGGAAGCTGGCGGAACATGCGTCTCCGCATGAGGGCGCGGTCTACATGGTCGCAGGCAGCGCAGGACAACGCAGCGGCGGAGCCCTGAACCATCCGGTGATGAAGGTTTCCCTGGATGAGCTGGGCTCGGTGGTGCTCGACGTGACCGACAACCGGATGGATGTGACCTTCCTGCGCGAATTGCCGGAAGGCGGAGGGCCGCCGGCGACAGATGACCATTTCACGATGATCAAGGGCGCGCTGGCTCCTCCGGTGCAGCCGGGCACTGGGTCGTTGCTGGCGCTGCCCGCCGGTACGGGAGTGGTCCACTGGGAGGATCTTTCGGACAACGAGAGCGGCTTCCGCGTGGAGCTCTCGCAAAACTCGGGTCCATTCGCGCTGGCCGGGGAGTTTCCCGCGGGCCGCCGGTGGTGCGATCTTTCGGGAATGGCGGCTGGCACCGCGCTCCGGGTGCGGGTCACGGCGTTCAATGCCCGCGGGGATTCGCCGGTTACCGAAACGCAGTTCACTTGGCCGGCTGCGCCGTCATCCGTGTCTGCGCTGGATGTGGCGCGGTTCCGGCACTTCGGCGTCACCGCTTCCTCGGGAGACGCGGCGGATCTGGCGGATCCGGATCATGACGGATCTCCCACGCTGCTGGAGCTGGGGCTGGGCGGTGATCCCCGCGATCCGGATTCTTTGGAGGGATTGGAGTGCGGGCGGGATGGAAGCGCCCGCTTCATCGCGTCGTTCTCGCGTCAAGCGATGCCGGAGCTGACTTATCGGGTCCAGTTCTGCGGCGATCTGGCGGCGGCAAGCTGGACCACCGTCTTCGAATCCACGGGACCGCAGAACAACGCGGGCAAGGTGACGGTGACGGACCCGGCAGGTCCCGGCCTGGTGCGGCGGTTCGCACGTGTGTCGGTCAGTCGGACACCGTGA
- a CDS encoding M13 family metallopeptidase yields MKSLLVPSALLGALVVYGIAQDQPAVGDLAASPRFGEWGFDLDGRKDSVKPGDDFFAYANGTYIEKTEIPPDRFRFGNFDALAILSQKRVNGILEEAATKPTDETKKIGDFYKAFMNEARVEELGAQPLRPALEKIKAVANRDDLVSLISAPDFMGKGLFGAGIHANEKEPTKYSIYVGSGGLGLPDKNYYLKPDFAAIRTKYEAYLTTLLTLIEWPEPAATAKEIIAFETKLAEASWERAELRDRDKTYNLMTQGELAAYAPGFDFARMFQASGLPEDRKVIVSDNTAFPRKAAIFAETPLELLKAWTACGLADGAAPFLSKAFVDANFEFAKKTLSGQPEPEARWKRAVELTNHTLGEAVGKVYVARYFPEESKRQMLELVGHVEDALKARLNRLDWMGDKTKAAAQEKLSKFTVKIGYPDQWRDYSALEVKADDLYGNIVRNSVFEWKRELERLDKPVDRKEWGLPPQIVNAYYNPTMNEIVFPAAILQPPFFDPKADPAINYGGIGGVIGHEISHGFDDQGRKSDGDGMLKDWWTDKDKEQFNQRAERLGKQYEQIDVMPGQKIDGQLTMGENIGDMGGVNLALEAYLAFLDGKPAPVIDGTTGVQRVFLGWAQLWRQKMRDEALVRQIHTDPHAPAVARVNGVVMNIDAWYEAFNIQPDDKLYVKPEDRVKIW; encoded by the coding sequence ATGAAGTCCCTGCTCGTTCCCTCCGCGCTTCTCGGCGCCCTGGTCGTCTATGGCATCGCTCAAGATCAGCCCGCCGTGGGTGATCTGGCCGCCAGCCCGCGCTTCGGCGAATGGGGCTTCGACCTGGACGGACGGAAGGATTCGGTGAAGCCGGGCGATGACTTCTTCGCCTACGCCAACGGCACCTACATCGAGAAAACGGAGATCCCGCCGGATCGCTTCCGTTTCGGCAACTTCGATGCGCTGGCGATCCTCTCGCAGAAGCGGGTCAACGGCATCTTGGAGGAGGCGGCCACCAAGCCGACGGACGAAACGAAGAAGATCGGGGATTTCTACAAGGCCTTCATGAACGAAGCCCGGGTAGAGGAGCTCGGCGCGCAGCCGCTCCGGCCAGCGCTTGAAAAGATCAAGGCCGTCGCCAACCGCGATGACCTGGTCTCCCTGATCTCCGCACCCGATTTCATGGGCAAGGGCCTCTTCGGCGCCGGCATCCACGCGAATGAAAAGGAGCCCACGAAGTACAGCATTTACGTCGGCTCCGGCGGCTTGGGGCTTCCGGACAAGAACTACTACCTCAAGCCCGACTTCGCCGCGATCCGCACGAAGTATGAGGCCTATCTGACCACGCTGCTGACCTTGATCGAGTGGCCGGAACCAGCGGCAACGGCGAAGGAGATCATCGCGTTCGAGACCAAGCTTGCCGAGGCGAGCTGGGAGCGCGCGGAGCTGCGGGACCGTGACAAGACCTACAACCTGATGACCCAGGGGGAGCTCGCCGCGTATGCGCCGGGATTTGATTTCGCGCGCATGTTCCAAGCGAGCGGGCTTCCGGAGGACCGCAAGGTGATCGTCTCGGACAACACCGCCTTCCCGCGCAAGGCGGCCATCTTCGCGGAGACTCCGCTGGAACTGCTCAAGGCGTGGACCGCGTGCGGGCTTGCCGATGGCGCGGCACCGTTCCTTTCGAAGGCCTTCGTGGACGCGAATTTCGAGTTCGCCAAGAAGACGCTCTCGGGACAGCCGGAGCCGGAGGCTCGCTGGAAGCGGGCCGTCGAGCTGACCAACCACACGCTGGGTGAAGCGGTCGGCAAGGTCTACGTGGCGCGGTATTTCCCGGAGGAGTCGAAGCGGCAGATGCTGGAGCTGGTCGGCCATGTGGAGGATGCGCTCAAGGCTCGCCTCAATCGCCTCGATTGGATGGGCGACAAGACCAAGGCCGCCGCGCAGGAGAAGCTGTCGAAGTTCACGGTGAAGATCGGTTACCCGGACCAGTGGCGCGATTACTCCGCGCTCGAGGTGAAAGCGGACGACCTCTACGGCAACATCGTCCGGAACTCGGTCTTCGAGTGGAAGCGCGAGCTGGAGCGCTTGGACAAGCCGGTGGACCGCAAGGAATGGGGCCTGCCGCCGCAGATCGTGAACGCCTACTACAATCCGACGATGAATGAGATCGTCTTCCCTGCGGCGATCCTGCAGCCGCCGTTCTTCGACCCCAAGGCCGATCCGGCGATCAACTACGGCGGCATCGGCGGCGTGATCGGGCACGAGATCAGCCACGGCTTCGACGACCAGGGCCGCAAATCCGACGGCGATGGCATGCTCAAGGACTGGTGGACGGACAAGGACAAGGAGCAGTTCAACCAGCGCGCCGAGCGGCTGGGCAAGCAGTACGAGCAGATCGACGTAATGCCCGGCCAGAAAATCGATGGCCAGCTGACGATGGGCGAAAACATCGGCGACATGGGCGGCGTGAACCTCGCGCTGGAAGCCTATCTCGCGTTTCTGGATGGGAAGCCGGCGCCGGTTATCGACGGAACCACCGGCGTCCAGCGGGTCTTCCTGGGATGGGCGCAGCTGTGGCGGCAAAAGATGCGCGACGAGGCGCTCGTTCGCCAGATCCACACCGATCCGCATGCTCCCGCAGTCGCGCGCGTCAACGGCGTGGTGATGAACATCGACGCTTGGTATGAGGCTTTCAACATCCAGCCCGACGATAAGCTCTACGTGAAGCCCGAGGACCGGGTGAAAATCTGGTAA